The Parambassis ranga chromosome 19, fParRan2.1, whole genome shotgun sequence genome contains a region encoding:
- the heatr1 gene encoding HEAT repeat-containing protein 1 isoform X1 yields the protein MTSLALQLKRLALPQSDPNLLTRRDVTSLLFDPKDAATMDRSTFYALGCTGLEELLGIEPAFLEFQDTIFSQSSMTLERSVQSKEVNEKLDASISLFLTRLCPYFLLKPAHKCIEWLVHRFHIQLYNVDSLLACALPYHDTKVFVRVLQLLKIKDATNRWNWLQCLQKPGVPLSRGTLITHCYTDLSFMDFICSMVTRSIQAYSGHSGNCSQLRVIFSFYAATIVPALDAVDKVSDTIISKLLPYVQRGLKSPLSDYKAATYMIVCQLAVKVVMEASLVDSLAVHISKSLVKEPVLAKEGLGCLIVLLQNQKKGSAGPRAVSRLCLMPTLVSTLQVMAAVHDVSPLLRYLLPHLVHSVFASSSGEAETDELSVLESILKSVPLTKDLDQTVARLLLDEYLSQTELSAENMSALDQRLLPLVHLFESKYCRALDSVLEGHVPDASSTQQKHLFHQFLSLSMSSGKYQILGDSGTSLLLSLKHPQPSVRVLAVEHLMGIITSEQQQHSLDETFLKDAVTDRLKDDIPEVVAAALKVLEILFDVLDREDVASCLLSLLHRVDLLAAEHWLPVLMEVVRLLSDPRLGKGDTELMQKMGWNLFPFLVITSAQPDLACGIAQSSFLTQHPLTLNWAQELEELMKRSSEPSFVGLANERLISTLTKNLANMEHFSKRDALEKLAALVEQQRGSSLRERVSFLVLTQTLLLGLRELSETQHLHAAQRVFVVLELPLLDVIRNNDILDADHLVAEPSSLSEGLTLYLSKCGQNPGKRLDGEFNVTLISLLRGFICSLRCHDASFKGEVWWNPEKLDANTCCYLGILCRLFSVIITGAAAGPMARSFRDLMKLLVQVHLHEPVMLFKFLCVLWGYTSNLGDQLDVKVDAILQTQALYMGRALLSVQPAATLDELASADSPVVPSLLCCLISPIREVRRAALATLQIVSVVSTSPFQPVAERLLKTSEEIIADPSYLSTALGLLHEESLTNKAKQQQQQKKLQSSLQQLLLTIPSPSCPSYSAATLLQALSQVNGPSVLSVLLPLLDRLLEQNGPDTPTLLRGEAQLMQLVLCKYNDSSAPLLAKDQNCRDLFIRVLRTLTQQHPDVPCCQIIALEQITKPFFSALGDENVQQKLLSVMFDLLVESRSPQVANTVSSVFKVIAADGQLVANELAPPEKHKVTVTVQQTRRSKMAQRKPQVSSEVGPEGGSVSWQRITLILELLQHKKKLKRAQMLVPVLFSLLARSLEPSSSDHTNMEYTKQLLLSCLLNICYKLSPDGGPVAAEVLDEDKFNVELVVQCIRASDMPQTHHHALLLLGTVASIFPEKVLHNIMPIFTFMGANIMRLDDAYSFKVIDKTVQMVIPALIKAHQLSDGTSSSHVVAVVTKIVHVFADALPHVPDHRRLPILSQLVTTLGPAHFLWVLILLLFKLHATQAASSASERDAALERDVDFWISLCCQFDVSDQLTTLINILNFLLQLPNDKEDASVKRSVGQRGTKKKDEDEKVEELIFSVEAHSGKELRHFKFLSVSFMAQLLGSSSFISKVSDGGDVVDAALQPLQQTLLEEILRYIHSVARCVEENTDKPTAKFWRVLLNKSYDLLDKVNALLPTDTFITVTRGLMGNQLPSVRRKAMELLNNKLQQRTQWDEQQATAILQLIGDLLAIVGKVHGKATEEAEQAINRQTALFSLKLLCRSFGSDHQEAFVPVLQQAVEIVTIAEEEKNVTGSALLCIAEVASTLKTLTIPQLPRLMPAVLHALADRMELLTNEVYLLSAVTALQRVTETLPHFISPYLQDTTLQVCRLTRLVETSSPSTSSSTSAQLSIRLTSLRSTLATKLPPRVLLPTLTKCYSNMVVDKKGQLGALMNILKEHIGHMEKDQLNFHQSELTTFFLTALDFRAEHCQGDLKKTSQIEGSVIDCLITMVMKLSEVTFRPLFFKLFDWSKSDNKDRQLTFCRLSDCIAERLKGLFVLFAGNLVKPFADLLRQINSSKTDELLFVSSRAVEKSCLLLQYVLDCLYKIFLYDTQHFLSKERTDALLSPLVDQLENCLGEEQVYQKRVTQHLVPCVGQFSVALADDSQWKTLNYQILLKTRHANAKVRFSSLLMLMELASKLKENYMVLLPETIPFLAELMEDECEEVEHQVQRVVQEMENILGEPLQSYF from the exons ATGACTTCGTTGGCTCTCCAGCTGAAGAGGCTTGCTTTGCCTCAGAGTGATCCCAACTTGCTCACCCGTAGAGATGTCACTTCTCTCCTCTTTGACCCCAAAGATGCTGCGACCATGGACAGAAGCACCTTCTATGCCCTTG GCTGCACAgggctggaggagctgctgggaATTGAACCTGCCTTCCTGGAGTTCCAGGACACCATTTTTAGCCAATCCTCAATGACTTTAGAACGAAGTGTCCAGTCCAAAGAGGTCAACGAGAAGCTGGATGCCAGCATTTCGCTTTTTCTCACCCGCCTCTGCCCATACTTCCTCCTCAAACCAGCTCACAAGTGCATCGAGTGGCTGGTTCACCG CTTCCATATCCAGCTGTATAACGTTGACAGCCTGCTGGCCTGTGCGTTGCCTTATCATGACACCAAGGTATTTGTTCgagtgctgcagctcctcaagATCAAAGATGCCACCAACCGCTGGAACTGGCTGCAGTGCCTGCAG AAACCAGGTGTGCCATTGTCCAGAGGAACTTTGATCACTCACTGCTACACGGACCTGAGCTTCATGGACTTCATCTGCTCCATGGTGACCAGGTCCATTCAG gcTTACTCAGGACACTCAGGAAATTGCTCCCAGCTCAGAGTGATCTTCTCCTTCTATGCCGCCACAATCGTTCCTGCTCTGGATGCTGTGGACAAAGTGTCTGACACCATTATCTCCAAACTGCTGCCATATGTCCAGAGG GGTCTGAAGTCGCCCCTGTCTGACTACAAAGCTGCCACCTACATGATTGTGTGTCAGCTGGCAGTAAAGGTAGTGATGGAGGCGAGTCTAGTTGACAGCCTCGCTGTGCACATCAGCAAGTCCCTGGTCAAGGAGCCTGTCCTTGCAAAGGAGGGTCTTGGCTGCCTGATAGTGTTGCTGCAGAACCAGAAGAAGGGCTCTGCTGGACCCAG AGCTGTAAGCCGCCTGTGCTTGATGCCGACGCTGGTTTCTACACTGCAGGTCATGGCAGCAGTTCATGATGTCAGTCCTCTGCTGCGTTACTTGCTGCCTCACCTGGTCCACAGCGTGTTTGCCAGCAGCTCAG gtgaggcagagacagacgAGCTCAGTGTGTTGGAGTCCATCCTGAAGTCTGTTCCCCTGACCAAAGACCTAGATCAAACTGTGGCTCG gctgctgctaGATGAGTATCTGAGTCAAACAGAGCTCTCTGCTGAAAACATGTCAGCCCTTGACCAACGTTTGCTGCCATTGGTTCACCTGTTTGAGTCCAA GTACTGCAGGGCTCTGGACAGCGTACTCGAAGGTCATGTACCAGACgccagcagcacacagcagaaGCATCTCTTCCatcagtttctctctctgtccatgaGCAGTGGAAAATACCAG attTTGGGTGACTCAGGTACTTCGttgctgctcagtctgaaacaCCCACAACCTTCAGTCAGAGTCTTGGCTGTGGAGCATCTGATGGGCATCATTACTTCGGAGCAG cagcagcacagtttgGATGAAACCTTCCTGAAAGATGCTGTCACGGACCGTTTGAAGGATGACATTCCAGAGGTTGTAGCTGCAGCTCTCAAAGTGCTTGAG ataTTATTTGATGTTTTGGACCGTGAGGACGTTGCATCATGTTTACTGTCTCTTTTGCACAGAGTGGATCTATTAGCGGCTGAGCACTG GCTGCCAGTGTTAATGGAGGTTGTGCGTTTATTGTCTGACCCCCGGCTTGGAAAGGGAGACACCGAACTGATGCAGAAAATGGGCTGGAACCTTTTCCCCTTCCTGGTGATTACCTCAGCCCAGCCTGACCTCGCCTGCGGCATTGCCCAATCCTCTTTCCTCACCCAACACCCACTAACTCTGAACTGGGCACAAG AGCTGGAGGAACTGATGAAAAGAAGCTCTGAACCCAGCTTTGTAGGGTTGGCCAACGAACGCCTCATCTCCACGCTGACAAAGAACCTGGCAAACATGGAGCACTTCTCCAAGCGGGATGCT CTGGAGAAGTTGGCCGCACTGGTGGAGCAGCAGCGAGGATCCAGCCTCAGAGAGAGGGTGTCCTTCTTGGTGCTTACCCAGACATTGCTGCTCGGCCTGAGGGAATTAAGTGAAACACAACACCTGCACGCTGCACAGAGAGTTTTTGTGGTGCTggagctccccctgctggatgTTATCAGAAACAATGACATCCTG GATGCTGATCATCTTGTTGCTGAGCCCTCATCCCTCTCTGAAGGCCTGACTCTTTACCTGAGCAAATGTGGGCAGAATCCAGGCAAGCGGCTGGATGGAGAGTTTAATGTCACTTTAATCTCTCTGCTCAGAGGCTTTATTTGTTCTCTCAGGTGTCACGATGCCTCCTTTAAAG GTGAGGTGTGGTGGAACCCAGAGAAGCTGGATGCAAACACCTGCTGTTACCTTGGAATCCTCTGCCGTCTCTTCAGTGTCATCATCACTGGTGCTGCAGCTGGACCAATGGCCCGCAGCTTCAGAGACTTGATGAAACTGCTCGTCCAG GTCCACCTGCATGAACCTGTTATGCTTTTCAAGttcctgtgtgtgctgtggggaTACACCAGTAACCTTGGAGACCAACTGGATGTGAAGGTGGACGCCATCCTGCAGACTCAGGCTCTGTACATGGGCCGAGCTCTGCTTAGTGTCCAACCTGCTGCCACGCTAGATGAGCTAGCATCTGCTGACTCACCag TGGTACCATCCTTGCTGTGTTGCCTCATCTCACCTATACGTGAGGTTCGACGAGCAGCTCTTGCCACCCTGCAGATCGTATCAGTTGTCAGCACCTCTCCCTTCCAGCCAGTCGCAGAGAGGCTTCTAAAGACTTCAGAGGAGATTATCGCAGACCCTTCGTACCTGAGCACA GCTCTCGGCTTGCTTCATGAGGAGTCTTTGACcaataaagcaaagcagcagcagcagcagaagaagctgcagtcatcattgcagcagctgctgctgaccatACCGAGTCCCAGCTGCCCCTCGTACAGTGCTGCCACACTGCTGCAAGCACTGAGCCAGGTCAATGGACCG tctgtcctctctgtcttacTTCCTCTTCTGGATCGCCTCCTGGAACAAAATGGGCCTGATACACCCACTCTGCTGCGAGGTGAAGCCCAGCTGATGCAGCTTGTCCTGTGCAAGTACAACGACAGCTCAGCCCCCTTGCTGGCCAAGGATCAGAACTGTCGGGATCTGTTCATCCGAGTTCTGAGGACCTTAACCCAGCAGCACCCAGATGTCCCCTGCTGCCAGATCATCGCTCTGGAACAG ATCACAAAGCCATTCTTCTCAGCTCTAGGAGACGAAAATGTTCAGCAGAAGTTGCTATCTGTTATGTTCGACCTGCTGGTGGAGAGCAGGAGTCCACAGGTGGCAAACACTGTCAGCAGTGTTTTCAAAGTG ATTGCTGCCGATGGTCAGCTGGTGGCCAATGAGCTTGCTCctccagaaaaacacaaagtcacTGTGACAGTGCAGCAAACCCGCCGGAGTAAAATGGCACAGAG GAAACCTCAGGTGAGCAGTGAGGTAGGTCCTGAGGGGGGTTCTGTGTCATGGCAGAGAATCACTCTCATCCTGGAGCTGCTACAGCACAAGAAGAAGCTGAAGAGAGCCCAGATGTTGGTGCCAGTTCTGTTCTCTCTGCTTGCCAG GAGTCTGGAGCCCAGTTCCAGTGATCACACCAACATGGAGTATACTAAGCAGCTGCTtctcagctgtctgctcaaCATCTGCTACAAGCTGTCACCTGATGGAGGacctgtggctgcag AAGTCCTAGATGAAGACAAGTTCAATGTGGAGCTGGTGGTTCAGTGCATCAGAGCATCTGACATGCCGCAGACTCACCACCACgctttgctgctgctgggcaCCGTGGCCTCCATCTTCCCT GAGAAAGTCCTCCATAACATCATGCCCATCTTCACCTTCATGGGAGCAAACATCATGCGCCTGGATGACGCCTACAGCTTCAAAGTCATTGATAAGACGGTGCAGATGGTCATACCTGCACTGATTAAG GCACACCAGCTCTCTGAtggaacttcttcctctcaTGTTGTTGCCGTGGTGACGAAGATTGTGCACGTGTTTGCTGATGCACTGCCTCACGTGCCTGATCACAGGCGGCTACCCATCCTTAGTCAGCTGGTGACCACGCTGGGCCCTGCCCACTTCCTCTGGGTGCTGATACTCCTCCTGTTCAAGCTGCATGCCACTCAGGCTGCAAGCTCTGCCAGCGAGAGG GATGCTGCTTTGGAAAGAGACGTGGACTTCTGGATTTCTCTGTGCTGTCAGTTTGATGTCAGCGACCAGCTCACCACTCTCATCAACATCCTAAACTTCCTGCTACAGCTACCGAATGACAAAGAGGATG CTTCGGTGAAGCGAAGTGTCGGTCAGCGAGGAACTAAGAAGAAAGATGAGGAtgagaaggtggaggagctgaTCTTCAGCGTAGAGGCTCACAGCGGCAAAGAGTTGCGACACTTTAAGTTCCTCTCCGTCTCCTTCATGGCTCAGCTGCTCGGCTCGTCCAGCTTCATCAGCAAG GTTTCGGATGGTGGTGATGTCGTtgatgcagctctgcagccactTCAGCAGAC gctgctggaggagatACTACGCTACATCCACAGTGTAGCTCGCTGCGTAGAGGAGAACACTGATAAACCCACTGCTAAGTTCTGGAGAGTTCTGCTCAATAAATCCTATGATCTTCTGGATAAG GTGAATGCTCTGTTACCCACTGACACCTTTATCACTGTGACGAGGGGGCTGATGGGAAATCAGCTGCCGTCAGTCAGGAGGAAGGCCATGGAGCTGCTAAACAACAAACTGCAGCAAAGAACACAGTGGGACGAGCAGCAG GCAACGGCAATCTTACAGCTGATTGGAGACCTGCTGGCCATCGTGGGTAAAGTACACGGTAAGGCCACGGAGGAGGCAGAACAGGCCATCAACCGGCAGACAGCACTCTTCAGCCTCAAACTGCTCTGCCGCAGTTTTGGCTCCGACCACCAGGAGGCATTTGTCCCTGTCCTGCAGCAGGCGGTGGAAATTGTCACAAtagcagaggaagagaagaatgTGACGGGCAGCGCTTTGCTCTGCATTGCTGAGGTGGCCAGCACCTTGAAGACTCTCACCATCCCACAGTTACCAAG GTTGATGCCAGCGGTGCTGCATGCCCtcgcagacaggatggagctgcTGACCAATGAGGTCTACCTGCTGAGCGCTGTCACTGCTCTGCAGCGAGTCACAGAGACTCTGCCTCACTTCATCAGTCCCTACCTGCAGGACACCACTTTACAG GTGTGTCGGCTGACTCGACTAGTAGAGACATCTTCCCCTtcgacctcctcctccacttcagcCCAGCTCTCCATACGTTTAACCTCCCTGAGGAGCACCCTGGCTACCAAGCTACCGCCCAGGGTCCTACTGCCCACCCTCACCAAATGTTACAGCAACATGGTTGTCGATAAAAAG GGCCAGCTGGGGGCGCTGATGAACATCCTAAAAGAACATATTGGTCACATGGAGAAAGACCAGCTGAACTTCCATCAGTCAGAGCTTACCACCTTTTTCCTGACCGCTCTAGACTTCCGTGCTGAACACTGCCAG ggTGATCTGAAGAAGACGTCACAAATCGAGGGCAGCGTGATTGACTGTCTGATCACCATGGTGATGAAACTGTCTGAGGTTACATTCAGGCCACTCTTCTTTAAG CTGTTTGACTGGAGTAAATCAGACAACAAAGATCGTCAGCTGACGTTCTGTCGGCTGTCCGACTGCATTGCTGAGCGGCTCAAAGGACTTTTCGTCCTATTTGCAGGAAACCTTGTTAAACCATTTGCAGACCTGCTGCGACAGATCAACAGCTCCAAGACag ATGagcttctgtttgtctcttctcGCGCTGTCGAGAAGAGCTGTCTACTGCTCCAGTACGTTCTGGACTGTCTCTACAAAATCTTCCTGTATGACACTCAGCATTTCCTGAGTAAAGAGCGAACTGACGCCCTGCTGAGCCCGCTGGTTGACCAG CTGGAGAACTGTCTGGGCGAGGAGCAGGTTTACCAGAAAAGGGTGACCCAACACTTGGTTCCCTGTGTGGGTCAGTTCTCTGTGGCTTTGGCTGATGACTCTCAGTGGAAAACCCTCAATTACCAGATTCTCCTCAAGACCAGACACGCTAATGCAAAG GTACGGTTCTCCTCCCTGTTGATGCTGATGGAGCTTGCGTCCAAGCTGAAGGAGAACTACATGGTGTTGCTGCCAGAGACCATCCCCTTTTTGGCTGAACTTATGGAGG ATGAGTGTGAGGAGGTTGAGCATCAAGTCCAGAGGGTTGTCCAGGAAATGGAGAACATTCTGGGGGAGCCACTGCAGAGCTACTTctaa